One stretch of Williamwhitmania taraxaci DNA includes these proteins:
- a CDS encoding VanZ family protein has protein sequence MKLIIAKLDYIFWLWIGALFVGALIPGLGVGRVTIESFSFRADYLCHALAFFGIVAIFTMAQLNDIVIFKRFAWIKLILLCIVLGISIEVLQYFIPGRSFNLFDILSNLVGLSFGLLLFRVVALLRD, from the coding sequence ATGAAACTGATTATAGCGAAGCTCGATTATATTTTTTGGTTGTGGATTGGAGCGCTTTTTGTTGGGGCGCTAATTCCCGGGTTAGGTGTCGGTCGGGTAACCATTGAATCCTTCTCCTTCCGTGCCGATTATCTCTGCCATGCGCTGGCCTTCTTTGGAATTGTAGCCATATTTACAATGGCTCAACTCAATGATATCGTTATATTTAAACGGTTTGCATGGATTAAGTTGATTCTGCTATGTATTGTGCTGGGGATTTCCATTGAAGTTCTTCAATACTTTATACCGGGTCGATCGTTCAACCTATTCGATATACTATCCAACCTAGTGGGGCTATCTTTTGGACTGCTGCTTTTTCGCGTAGTAGCACTTCTTCGGGATTAA
- a CDS encoding TIGR01777 family oxidoreductase → MKNIAIIGGTGFIGKELVPVLLAEGFTPVIVSRRKHIPDDHSGNSVKHIQWDGISPGELASHLNGFYGVINLAGEGITNKFWSPARKKRLLESRYDITTNLATAFALMHTKPKVLIQGSAVGYYGPQINEAQEGSPNGKGFLAELTLLWEGAANKAEILNIRTVYLRTGIVLSKKGGAFPKLIQPFKLFFGGNIGSANRMIPWIHIEDEVRAICFLLKNSTIRGAVNLVAPEPCRQEEFNREVATRLHRPFWLHIPALLVKLLPGGMGKEIFLTDQTISPAVLGAAGFEFRFKTIKSAMNNLLPI, encoded by the coding sequence ATGAAAAATATTGCGATTATTGGTGGTACCGGTTTTATCGGGAAAGAATTAGTTCCCGTGCTATTGGCAGAAGGCTTCACGCCCGTTATTGTCTCAAGAAGGAAACATATTCCCGACGATCATTCCGGGAATAGTGTGAAGCATATTCAGTGGGATGGAATAAGCCCGGGTGAACTTGCATCACACCTTAACGGTTTCTATGGCGTTATAAACCTTGCAGGCGAAGGAATTACAAACAAATTTTGGAGCCCTGCCCGTAAGAAACGGCTACTCGAAAGCCGCTACGATATCACAACAAACCTCGCAACGGCCTTTGCTTTAATGCATACGAAGCCTAAGGTTCTTATACAAGGATCAGCGGTTGGATACTACGGGCCCCAAATAAACGAAGCACAAGAGGGTAGCCCCAACGGAAAAGGCTTCCTGGCTGAGTTGACCCTACTGTGGGAAGGGGCGGCAAACAAAGCGGAGATCCTCAACATCCGAACAGTCTACCTCCGCACCGGAATAGTTCTCTCCAAAAAAGGCGGAGCATTCCCCAAGTTAATCCAACCATTTAAACTCTTTTTCGGAGGGAATATTGGCTCGGCAAACCGTATGATTCCATGGATTCACATTGAGGATGAGGTGAGGGCTATTTGCTTTCTCCTGAAAAACAGCACAATTAGAGGTGCCGTTAACCTAGTGGCACCGGAACCTTGTCGGCAGGAGGAGTTCAACCGAGAAGTTGCTACCCGATTACACAGGCCATTCTGGTTGCACATCCCAGCACTACTGGTTAAGTTGCTACCGGGAGGCATGGGTAAAGAAATATTTTTGACTGATCAAACCATCTCCCCGGCTGTGCTGGGCGCAGCTGGCTTCGAGTTCCGTTTCAAAACCATTAAAAGCGCCATGAACAACCTTCTGCCTATTTAA
- a CDS encoding TonB-dependent receptor: MRKILLLLLVALSTITALGQNSGIIKGRVYNLKNNEPIPFVNIVIWGTNIGTVSDFEGEFIFTGLQPGFAEVSASSIGFKPYVSPELRVTNAATTNLDIGMEETSIAIQEVTVRGSAFRKSEESPVSLQRIGISEIEKAPGANRDISKVIQSFPGVSSSASFRNDVIVRGGGPNENRFYLDGVEIPTINHFSTQGSSGGPVGIINVDFVREVNFYSGAFPANKGNALSSILDFRLVDGNRDRLKVKGILGASDLGITLDGPISERTTFIVSARRSYLQFLFNIIGLPFLPTYNDLQFKVKTRIDSKNEIVFLGLGALDQFKLNTGIKNPTEDQQFLLKTLPINEQWNYTVGVVYKHYRANGTDTWVVSRSFLNNTAYKYNNNDNNSYKILDYSSTEAENKLRYEYDRQTLSGIKINAGALGEYVDYSNQTYRLIASGNGSGVDDYNRTLTYLKWGLFGQVTKSVWDDKLSLSLGLRSDANSYSTEMNNLLRQISPRFSASYSLTDNWVLNFNTGRYYMQPSNTSLGFADQNGTLVNKANGLKYIASNHLVAGVEYNPNDASKITAEAFYKTYSNYPFSLSDSVAISSKGADFGTFGDEALRSIGKGRSYGLELLYRTKNLMGINAIIAYTLVWSEVHKTDKNLESTGGYNPTAWDNRNLITLTATREFRKGWEVGVRWRYLGGAPYTPYDLERSALVDVWDTQNRPYLNYGKFNTLRYKAFHQLDVRIDKSYFFKKWSLNCYLDIQNLYNFKSEQQSNYLSAGVNASDPTRYNLKEIPSDGSGTVLPTIGIIVEF, translated from the coding sequence ATGAGAAAGATATTACTGCTATTACTTGTTGCACTGAGCACTATCACAGCCTTAGGTCAGAATAGTGGAATTATAAAAGGTCGAGTATACAACCTCAAGAATAATGAACCTATTCCATTTGTTAATATAGTTATTTGGGGTACAAATATTGGTACGGTTTCCGATTTCGAAGGCGAATTTATCTTCACTGGCCTGCAACCCGGCTTTGCAGAGGTATCGGCCTCGTCGATAGGATTCAAACCCTATGTTTCGCCAGAGTTGAGGGTTACCAATGCTGCAACTACTAACCTCGACATTGGTATGGAAGAAACCTCTATTGCTATTCAAGAGGTGACGGTGAGAGGTTCTGCATTCAGAAAAAGTGAGGAAAGTCCAGTTTCATTACAAAGGATAGGCATCTCCGAAATTGAAAAAGCACCCGGAGCCAATCGCGATATATCGAAGGTTATTCAGTCGTTTCCTGGAGTATCATCCTCCGCATCTTTCCGCAACGATGTGATTGTGCGCGGTGGCGGACCCAACGAGAACCGATTCTACCTCGATGGCGTGGAAATCCCCACCATCAACCACTTCTCCACCCAAGGATCATCGGGTGGTCCGGTTGGAATCATCAATGTTGACTTTGTGCGTGAAGTAAACTTCTACTCAGGGGCTTTCCCTGCCAACAAGGGGAATGCACTCAGCTCCATTCTCGACTTTAGATTGGTGGATGGCAACCGCGACCGATTAAAGGTTAAGGGTATATTGGGTGCATCCGATCTGGGAATTACCCTCGATGGCCCTATTTCAGAGCGAACCACCTTTATTGTATCGGCGCGACGTAGCTACTTACAGTTCCTGTTCAACATTATTGGACTACCCTTTCTCCCCACCTACAACGACTTACAGTTTAAGGTAAAAACCCGAATCGATTCAAAAAACGAAATTGTTTTTCTTGGGTTAGGTGCTCTAGATCAATTCAAACTCAATACAGGGATAAAGAACCCAACCGAAGATCAGCAATTTTTACTAAAGACGCTGCCTATAAACGAGCAGTGGAACTATACCGTGGGTGTCGTGTATAAACACTACCGCGCCAATGGAACCGATACATGGGTGGTGAGTAGGAGTTTCCTAAACAATACGGCCTACAAATACAATAACAACGACAATAATTCCTATAAAATTCTAGATTACAGCTCCACTGAGGCGGAAAATAAACTCCGATACGAATACGATAGGCAAACCCTGTCGGGCATAAAGATAAATGCAGGTGCACTGGGCGAGTATGTGGACTACTCGAACCAAACCTATCGCCTCATAGCATCGGGAAATGGATCAGGAGTTGATGACTACAACCGAACATTGACCTACTTAAAATGGGGCCTATTTGGGCAGGTAACGAAGAGCGTATGGGACGATAAACTTTCCCTCTCGTTGGGACTAAGGTCCGACGCCAACAGCTATTCGACCGAGATGAATAACCTATTGCGCCAAATATCACCTCGTTTTTCGGCTTCTTATTCACTAACAGATAATTGGGTGCTCAACTTCAATACCGGACGCTACTACATGCAGCCATCGAACACATCCTTAGGCTTTGCCGATCAAAATGGAACCCTGGTAAACAAAGCCAACGGGTTGAAATACATTGCATCCAACCACCTAGTAGCCGGAGTGGAATACAATCCAAATGATGCAAGTAAGATTACGGCAGAAGCCTTCTATAAAACCTACTCCAACTATCCATTTTCACTCTCCGATTCGGTAGCCATATCGAGCAAGGGAGCCGATTTCGGAACCTTCGGCGATGAAGCGCTTCGATCTATTGGCAAGGGGCGTTCCTATGGATTGGAACTTCTCTACCGCACCAAGAATCTTATGGGAATAAATGCAATCATCGCCTATACGCTAGTGTGGAGCGAGGTACACAAAACCGATAAAAACCTTGAGAGCACCGGAGGATACAACCCAACCGCTTGGGACAATAGAAACTTAATAACCCTAACCGCTACTCGTGAGTTCCGGAAGGGATGGGAAGTTGGCGTGAGGTGGCGCTACCTTGGAGGTGCACCCTACACCCCTTACGATTTGGAACGATCGGCACTTGTTGATGTTTGGGACACTCAAAACCGCCCTTACTTAAACTATGGCAAGTTTAATACACTGCGGTATAAAGCCTTTCATCAGCTCGATGTGCGAATTGATAAAAGTTACTTCTTTAAAAAATGGAGTTTAAACTGCTACCTCGATATTCAAAACCTTTACAACTTTAAATCCGAACAGCAATCGAACTACTTATCCGCAGGTGTTAATGCCTCTGATCCTACTCGATACAACCTTAAGGAAATTCCTTCCGATGGATCGGGTACTGTATTGCCTACCATTGGAATAATTGTAGAGTTTTAA
- a CDS encoding SemiSWEET transporter, which translates to MSIAEVTGFVAATLTTLSFYPQAYKIIKTRDTESISLVMYSIINVGLILWFAYGLMVGDKPIIFANAFTLIASLTILFLKIKKKK; encoded by the coding sequence ATGAGCATCGCAGAAGTTACTGGTTTTGTGGCCGCCACCCTCACTACCTTATCGTTTTATCCTCAGGCCTATAAGATTATTAAAACGCGGGATACCGAAAGCATATCGCTGGTAATGTATTCCATAATCAACGTGGGGCTTATTCTCTGGTTTGCCTATGGATTAATGGTAGGCGATAAACCGATAATTTTTGCCAATGCATTCACGCTGATTGCCTCGCTTACCATCCTTTTCTTGAAGATCAAGAAAAAAAAGTAA
- a CDS encoding ATP-binding protein: MQQKPIKTIASAIRRYVLMVSVISFSIVFFLNLGLEYRKLRMEGIQVRADYLKQQKATIQEEVTKAINLIEFKRIRSFKEIETELQRLVLEGSKNPSYTTRLDSPQSISELTQPNHQCIANKGRCLTHVFSIAVDKLSPLLSNGILKNPYRELITTNQVLDLLKKTGECKLIHRSNTSENPTETIIHLIKPSLTHPIVFGIAQDWTLQLKETKTEILRELARYRFGPNQEGYIFVNTWSGDPLIINGELAIGKPNMFDITDPNGVKVLQKERELARSSNGGFMEYSWKKLPRPGVDTIPMKKISFIMGVMDWKWIVGAGLYLDELEQLAAISEEKQIKSFYSSIFSFGFFLVISFVLTSVFAKFLQKKINKNTESLQDFVTAISQKEEKVNLKKWDFDFYDFNLLARHIGGIELSRRAMEDNFKRLVSLYPNPTIIQNDDGIQFVNEAWVNQVGYTVEDIPTNNHWFSLAYPDPELRTHLLKKWKIFIETDPLDGKTVVDVPVVCKDGTTKLFTFRTSRVLDDQLMVTLYDSTKQKQYEQELLYAKQKAEESDRLKSAFLANMSHEIRTPMNAIVGFSSLLQKQGLSEQKKEKYINFIRNSGNTLLNLINDIIDISKIESGQLKIIYQETDINKLLTEIHAIEREIFKREEFSDVMLRMDCSAKVTMQVDPARLKQIFTNLISNARKFTAKGSVEFGIYPVKAEDASITFFCKDSGVGIPPERLITIFERFRTYDFDSGERVTRGTGLGLSITQNLIELMGGAIKVESKLGEGSTFTFVLPRHNA; encoded by the coding sequence ATGCAGCAAAAGCCCATTAAAACAATTGCATCAGCCATTCGTCGTTATGTGCTAATGGTTTCTGTTATCTCCTTCTCCATTGTATTCTTCCTGAATTTAGGATTAGAATATAGGAAACTTCGCATGGAAGGAATCCAGGTAAGAGCCGATTACCTCAAACAACAAAAAGCCACCATACAAGAAGAGGTAACCAAAGCCATCAACCTCATCGAATTTAAGCGGATTAGGAGTTTCAAGGAAATTGAGACTGAACTCCAACGGCTTGTGCTCGAGGGCTCCAAAAACCCTAGCTATACCACTCGGCTGGATTCACCCCAAAGCATTTCAGAATTAACGCAACCGAACCATCAATGCATAGCGAACAAGGGCAGGTGTTTAACTCACGTTTTTTCTATTGCAGTCGACAAACTCTCCCCTCTACTCTCGAATGGTATCTTAAAAAACCCCTATCGGGAGCTTATTACCACTAACCAAGTCCTCGATTTGCTAAAAAAAACTGGAGAATGCAAGCTTATACATAGATCAAATACCAGCGAAAACCCAACTGAAACAATTATTCACCTAATCAAGCCATCATTAACCCATCCAATAGTCTTTGGCATAGCCCAAGACTGGACGCTCCAGCTAAAGGAAACTAAAACAGAAATCCTGCGTGAGTTGGCACGATACAGGTTTGGACCCAACCAAGAGGGATATATCTTTGTGAATACTTGGAGTGGTGATCCCCTGATAATCAATGGCGAGTTGGCAATTGGAAAACCCAACATGTTTGACATTACCGATCCAAATGGAGTAAAGGTTCTTCAGAAGGAAAGGGAGTTGGCTCGTTCCTCAAATGGAGGGTTTATGGAGTATTCATGGAAGAAACTACCTCGGCCGGGGGTAGATACTATTCCAATGAAGAAAATTTCGTTTATCATGGGGGTAATGGATTGGAAATGGATCGTAGGGGCAGGTCTGTATCTCGATGAACTGGAACAACTTGCAGCTATATCAGAAGAGAAACAGATCAAGTCATTCTATAGTTCCATATTCTCATTTGGGTTCTTTTTAGTAATAAGCTTTGTTCTTACATCAGTCTTCGCGAAGTTCCTTCAGAAGAAAATCAATAAGAATACCGAATCTTTGCAAGATTTTGTCACAGCCATTTCCCAAAAAGAAGAAAAAGTAAATCTCAAAAAATGGGATTTCGATTTCTATGACTTTAATCTACTAGCTAGACATATTGGGGGGATCGAACTCAGCCGCAGGGCAATGGAGGATAACTTTAAACGGTTAGTTTCACTTTACCCAAACCCAACTATTATTCAAAACGACGATGGCATTCAGTTTGTTAACGAAGCGTGGGTAAATCAAGTTGGCTACACAGTTGAGGATATACCAACCAATAACCATTGGTTTTCATTGGCATATCCCGACCCGGAATTACGCACCCACCTACTTAAAAAATGGAAAATATTTATTGAGACCGATCCGCTCGATGGAAAAACGGTAGTTGATGTGCCTGTGGTTTGCAAAGATGGCACAACCAAGCTCTTTACATTCAGAACTAGTCGGGTACTCGACGATCAACTAATGGTTACCCTTTATGACAGCACAAAGCAAAAGCAGTATGAACAAGAATTGCTGTACGCGAAACAAAAGGCAGAAGAATCGGATCGGTTGAAATCCGCATTCTTGGCCAACATGTCGCATGAAATCCGCACACCAATGAATGCCATTGTTGGCTTTTCCTCGCTCCTCCAGAAGCAAGGATTATCGGAGCAGAAGAAAGAAAAATACATAAACTTCATTCGTAACTCGGGAAACACACTTCTTAACCTTATCAATGATATCATTGACATTTCGAAGATTGAGTCGGGCCAACTGAAGATAATTTACCAAGAAACAGATATAAACAAGCTACTGACGGAAATACATGCCATTGAACGGGAAATATTTAAAAGAGAAGAGTTCTCGGATGTTATGCTTCGCATGGATTGCTCTGCAAAGGTGACGATGCAGGTTGATCCTGCTCGTTTAAAACAGATATTTACCAACCTGATTAGCAATGCTCGCAAATTTACAGCGAAGGGATCTGTTGAATTTGGGATTTATCCAGTAAAAGCAGAGGATGCTTCAATTACCTTCTTCTGCAAAGATAGCGGAGTTGGAATTCCACCGGAAAGGCTTATCACAATCTTCGAGCGATTTCGGACATATGATTTCGACTCCGGCGAACGTGTCACCCGTGGCACAGGGCTGGGGCTCTCTATCACCCAAAATCTAATAGAGCTAATGGGTGGTGCTATTAAAGTGGAATCAAAACTAGGAGAAGGAAGCACCTTTACCTTTGTTTTGCCACGACATAATGCTTAA
- a CDS encoding chorismate synthase: MNNFGRLFRISIFGESHGKSIGITIDGCPPGIALQEPDFTPDLSRRKSGAKGTTPRNEEDLPDIISGTFNGYTTGAPITVLFRNSNTRSADYANLQASPRPGHADFVSNAKYHGFQDFRGGGHFSGRLTLALVAAGVVAKKMIAPVEINAYLTQAGGSTNIDEAIEKALATKDSIGGIVECSASKLPVGWGEPFFDSVESIISHLVFAIPAIKGIEFGSGFAAAKMNGSEHNDAIINPEGKTATNNAGGINGGITNGNNLVFRVAVKPTSSIGKSQQTLNSISGKVEDLTIEGRHDACIALRVPVILEAVTAIALADLQRVAQAQKV, from the coding sequence ATGAATAATTTCGGAAGACTTTTTCGCATCAGCATATTTGGAGAATCACACGGAAAATCGATTGGCATTACCATCGATGGATGCCCTCCTGGCATTGCATTACAGGAACCAGATTTCACACCCGATCTTTCGCGACGTAAAAGCGGAGCCAAAGGAACGACTCCACGCAACGAGGAGGATTTACCCGATATTATTTCCGGCACTTTCAACGGATATACTACTGGAGCCCCCATTACCGTTCTCTTTCGAAATAGCAATACCCGCTCCGCCGATTACGCCAACCTTCAGGCATCGCCACGCCCCGGCCATGCCGATTTTGTGTCGAACGCAAAATACCACGGATTTCAGGACTTCCGCGGTGGCGGCCATTTCTCGGGTAGACTTACCCTTGCCCTTGTTGCTGCCGGCGTAGTAGCCAAAAAGATGATAGCCCCTGTGGAGATAAATGCATACTTGACTCAAGCAGGAGGTAGCACCAACATCGACGAAGCCATTGAAAAAGCCCTTGCCACCAAGGATTCCATTGGTGGTATTGTAGAGTGCAGCGCCTCCAAACTTCCCGTTGGCTGGGGCGAACCATTTTTCGATAGCGTGGAATCCATAATCAGCCACCTGGTATTTGCTATTCCTGCCATTAAGGGTATTGAGTTTGGAAGTGGTTTTGCCGCAGCAAAAATGAATGGAAGCGAACACAACGATGCCATTATTAACCCAGAAGGAAAGACAGCCACCAACAATGCCGGAGGTATTAACGGAGGTATTACCAACGGAAACAACTTGGTGTTTAGGGTTGCCGTAAAACCAACCTCCAGCATCGGTAAAAGTCAGCAAACGTTGAATAGTATTAGCGGAAAAGTTGAAGATTTAACGATTGAAGGCCGCCACGATGCCTGCATAGCACTACGCGTGCCGGTAATACTAGAGGCAGTTACTGCCATTGCACTGGCCGACCTGCAGCGGGTAGCTCAGGCTCAGAAGGTCTAG
- the aroA gene encoding 3-phosphoshikimate 1-carboxyvinyltransferase, translating into MKKEVRPSAIKGTITAPASKSMVQRAIAAALLSHGKSIITNPGNSNDCVAAISIARALGATVTVLPNSLEIIGTSGITNNHLHCGESGLSIRMFTPIAASFSEEISLMGEGSLTIRPMATMESPLQQLGAYCKTTHGLIPIVVKGPLHGGKAALDGSLGSQILTGLLMAAPRAKEDVTLQVKNLQSKPYIDLTLEVMKAFGVSADNYNYEEFFIKANQKYQPTNFNVEGDWSGAAFLLVAGAIAGRIRVENITTSSRQADKAIMQAIMQAGAIVNEKSNAIEVCHAPLSSFSFDATDCPDLFPPLVTLAAACGGVSSIRGVGRLEHKESNRSLALQAEYKKMGINIEVDGDTMLVTGGPISAATIDSHNDHRIAMATAISGLTANGTVFIEGAECVAKSYPAFFDDLNTICKLPI; encoded by the coding sequence ATGAAGAAAGAAGTAAGGCCTTCGGCAATTAAGGGAACCATAACTGCACCCGCCTCCAAGAGTATGGTTCAGCGCGCTATTGCCGCAGCGCTACTTTCGCATGGCAAAAGTATAATCACCAATCCCGGCAACAGCAACGATTGCGTAGCGGCAATATCGATTGCTCGAGCGCTGGGTGCCACAGTTACTGTATTGCCCAATAGTTTGGAAATAATAGGAACTAGTGGAATTACAAACAACCACCTGCACTGTGGCGAATCGGGGTTAAGCATTCGAATGTTCACCCCCATTGCCGCTTCGTTCTCGGAAGAAATTTCGCTAATGGGAGAAGGTTCGCTCACTATACGCCCCATGGCTACAATGGAATCGCCACTACAGCAGCTGGGCGCATATTGCAAAACCACACATGGATTAATTCCCATCGTGGTAAAGGGACCATTGCACGGAGGCAAAGCAGCGCTCGACGGTTCGTTAGGATCGCAAATATTAACGGGGCTTTTGATGGCTGCCCCTCGTGCAAAAGAAGATGTAACGCTTCAGGTTAAGAACCTTCAAAGCAAACCATACATAGACCTTACGCTTGAGGTAATGAAAGCCTTTGGCGTCTCCGCCGACAACTACAATTACGAAGAGTTCTTCATTAAGGCCAACCAGAAATATCAACCGACGAACTTTAACGTGGAAGGCGACTGGAGTGGCGCAGCATTCCTGCTGGTTGCCGGTGCAATTGCAGGAAGAATCAGAGTCGAAAACATAACCACTTCGTCCCGCCAAGCCGACAAAGCAATCATGCAGGCAATCATGCAGGCAGGAGCCATTGTAAATGAGAAGAGTAACGCAATTGAGGTTTGCCATGCACCGCTGTCGTCCTTCTCGTTCGACGCCACCGATTGCCCTGACCTGTTTCCCCCGCTCGTGACCCTAGCTGCAGCATGTGGTGGTGTATCATCCATCAGAGGGGTGGGCCGCCTGGAACATAAGGAGAGTAACCGAAGTTTAGCCCTACAAGCGGAATACAAGAAAATGGGAATTAACATCGAAGTAGATGGCGATACCATGCTTGTAACCGGAGGCCCCATAAGCGCAGCAACCATCGATTCGCACAACGACCATCGCATTGCTATGGCAACTGCTATTTCAGGACTAACAGCCAATGGCACAGTTTTCATCGAAGGGGCCGAATGCGTTGCCAAATCATATCCAGCGTTTTTCGACGACCTAAATACAATTTGTAAATTACCAATTTGA
- a CDS encoding shikimate dehydrogenase family protein, with protein sequence MENKMQLLAVFGKPVLHSKSPQIFNTLFSKSNIDAFYTRFRVESGHEVVDAIRNFGIAGANITTPFKEAVLMCLNSVSNEVMTIGSINTIVFKDGKTIGYNTDYYGVTKAIEDSGVKIKGKSAIVLGAGGAGKAAAYGLAKEGASVTIVNRTLLKAEKAAKKLGCNFAPMEQLAMLLKTTDVLVSTILPDANPLLGITLPSNLAVLDANYRTSSIAAQATEQGCKIIPGERWLLRQAELAYFHFFGDWPNIETMEQALLNAKPANPDLLHCVELENKSIITSQKSELVIPIDDKTEMELVDILDEERSKAFGN encoded by the coding sequence ATGGAGAATAAAATGCAACTTTTAGCCGTTTTCGGTAAACCGGTATTACACAGCAAGAGCCCACAAATATTCAACACCCTATTTTCAAAATCCAACATTGATGCCTTTTACACACGGTTTCGGGTTGAATCGGGACATGAAGTAGTTGATGCTATACGCAACTTTGGAATTGCTGGCGCCAACATAACCACACCCTTTAAGGAGGCTGTACTCATGTGTCTCAACAGCGTGAGTAATGAAGTGATGACTATTGGGAGCATAAACACCATTGTTTTTAAGGACGGAAAAACCATAGGCTATAATACCGATTACTATGGGGTGACAAAAGCCATTGAAGACTCAGGCGTTAAGATAAAAGGGAAATCTGCGATAGTGCTTGGAGCCGGAGGAGCAGGTAAGGCTGCGGCCTATGGACTGGCAAAAGAGGGAGCTTCAGTAACCATAGTAAACCGAACACTTCTAAAAGCAGAAAAGGCGGCAAAGAAGTTAGGCTGTAATTTTGCGCCAATGGAGCAGTTGGCAATGCTGCTGAAAACTACGGATGTGTTGGTATCCACCATTCTTCCCGATGCAAACCCACTGCTCGGAATAACACTTCCTAGCAACCTTGCAGTACTCGATGCCAACTATAGAACATCGTCAATTGCAGCCCAAGCCACAGAGCAGGGATGTAAGATAATTCCTGGGGAGCGCTGGCTTCTGAGACAGGCCGAACTGGCCTACTTTCATTTTTTTGGAGATTGGCCGAACATCGAAACAATGGAACAAGCGCTGTTAAACGCAAAACCAGCCAATCCCGACCTTCTGCACTGTGTCGAGTTGGAGAATAAATCCATTATTACCTCTCAAAAATCCGAATTGGTAATACCTATAGACGACAAAACCGAAATGGAATTAGTAGATATACTCGATGAAGAAAGAAGTAAGGCCTTCGGCAATTAA
- a CDS encoding type I 3-dehydroquinate dehydratase — MICVSISGQTASQILEELNHVSMAEIRLDLLNLSDNEIMEVFEAHPNLIATYRPGRVTEIERTRQLKLALKHGATWIDIELEAPTDWKKEMIMFASKLGKKVIISTHNFEKTPTTDELLSLVEVMQKEGADLVKLACLADSAAACARLLSLYERYKNILVIGMGPHGSITRIAAPFLGAPFTFAAGTAGKTAPGQFTFSEMQRAIQLINHGE, encoded by the coding sequence ATGATTTGTGTGAGCATCTCGGGTCAAACGGCAAGCCAAATACTGGAAGAGTTGAACCACGTTTCAATGGCTGAAATTCGGTTAGATCTTCTAAATCTTTCCGACAACGAAATTATGGAGGTGTTTGAAGCACACCCAAACCTAATAGCAACCTACCGACCAGGGCGCGTTACGGAAATAGAAAGAACCCGACAGCTTAAGCTAGCCTTGAAACATGGAGCAACATGGATCGACATAGAACTTGAAGCACCTACCGATTGGAAAAAAGAGATGATCATGTTCGCATCGAAGTTGGGAAAGAAAGTTATTATTAGCACCCACAATTTCGAAAAAACACCCACAACCGATGAACTTCTATCACTTGTGGAAGTTATGCAAAAAGAGGGCGCCGACCTTGTGAAGTTGGCTTGCCTTGCCGATTCGGCTGCCGCTTGTGCACGTCTTCTCTCACTCTATGAACGATATAAAAACATACTCGTAATTGGGATGGGGCCACATGGTAGCATTACCCGCATTGCCGCACCTTTTCTTGGTGCCCCCTTCACTTTTGCGGCTGGAACAGCAGGAAAAACTGCCCCCGGCCAATTTACCTTCTCCGAAATGCAACGAGCCATACAACTAATTAATCATGGAGAATAA